The DNA window CTTCGGCACGGTGACCAGCGGCGACGGCAACAACGGGCGGGACCGCACCGAGGGGGCCCGGGTGCACCACGTCATCGGCACCTACCTGCACGGCTCCCTGCTGCCCAAGAACCCGGCTGTGGCCGACTGGCTGCTGGCGCGCGCCGTCGAGCACGCAGGCGGGACCTGGGAGCCGGAGCCGCTGACGGACCCGGTGGAGGACTGGGCCGAGCGCGCCCGCAAGGTGGCCCTGACCCGCCCGCGCTGACCGCGCCGGCTGGCCGGACCAGCCTCACCGCCCGGCCGCATCGCCCGCGCCGGCCGGACCCCCGGGCGCGGCGCGCGAGCCGGGCATAGGCTCGGCCCATGCCCACACCGGAGTTCGTCCTGAGCCTGCGCGAGAAGATCGGTCACGACCAGTTGTGGCTGCCGGGGGTGAGCCTCGTCGTGGTCGACGATTCCGGCCGCGTCCTGCTGGGGCGCCGCGCCGACACCGGCCGCTGGTCCATCATTGACGGCATCCCCGAGCCCGGCGAACAGCCGGCCGCCGCGGCCGTGCGCGAATGCGAGGAGGAGGCCGGCATCCGCCCCGAGGTCCTCGCCGTCATCGTCGTCGAGGCCGAGGAGCCCATCGTCTACCCCAACGGCGACCGGTGCGTCTTCCTGGACATCTGCTTCGTCGCGCGCGC is part of the Actinomyces sp. oral taxon 414 genome and encodes:
- a CDS encoding NUDIX hydrolase: MPTPEFVLSLREKIGHDQLWLPGVSLVVVDDSGRVLLGRRADTGRWSIIDGIPEPGEQPAAAAVRECEEEAGIRPEVLAVIVVEAEEPIVYPNGDRCVFLDICFVARAGADQAATAGVGDGELTTVAWFEPDALPAPLTRHASARIAAARAWLADPTTPARFRFR